One Moorella sp. E308F genomic region harbors:
- a CDS encoding accessory gene regulator ArgB-like protein, whose product MLSIHRLARSSAAYLVARLPDGQNKPEVEVVAFGLEVALGASVQLLVFMATAWYLGLLPEMMAALITMATYRLLAGGVHCSAYYRCLILSLLTLIILAHLGRWLAGALGGSLPVVVLLVFAASLVIAWRRAPAESAAAPIINPVRRSRLKKACYLWLVLWLATVMLGYHLGWRSSLLASSLLALVFQDLALTPFGFAAVGRADGVLKRLLPLG is encoded by the coding sequence TTGCTAAGCATTCACCGTTTAGCCCGAAGCAGTGCCGCGTACCTGGTGGCCAGGTTACCGGATGGTCAAAATAAACCGGAGGTAGAAGTAGTAGCCTTTGGCCTGGAGGTGGCCCTGGGAGCCAGCGTGCAGCTGCTTGTTTTTATGGCCACTGCCTGGTATTTGGGCCTGCTGCCGGAGATGATGGCAGCCCTCATAACCATGGCCACTTACCGTCTGCTGGCCGGCGGCGTGCACTGCAGCGCCTATTACCGCTGTCTGATTTTGTCATTGTTAACCCTTATCATTCTGGCCCACCTGGGCCGCTGGCTGGCAGGTGCTCTGGGAGGAAGTTTGCCGGTGGTTGTGCTGCTGGTATTTGCAGCCAGCCTGGTAATTGCCTGGCGCCGGGCACCGGCGGAATCGGCGGCGGCCCCCATTATCAACCCGGTGCGCAGGTCCAGGTTAAAGAAAGCCTGTTATTTATGGTTAGTTCTATGGCTGGCAACCGTTATGCTGGGTTATCACCTGGGGTGGCGCAGCAGCCTCCTGGCCAGCAGCCTGCTGGCTCTAGTTTTCCAGGACTTGGCCCTGACACCTTTTGGCTTTGCCGCCGTGGGGCGGGCAGACGGCGTGTTAAAACGCCTCCTGCCCCTGGGATAA
- the rlmN gene encoding 23S rRNA (adenine(2503)-C(2))-methyltransferase RlmN, whose amino-acid sequence MTTKIDLRGLLPEELAQLAAELGEASYRGRQLFHWLHRRRATSLEAMTELPGAFRARLAGQAVLPPVEVINRRVAAGGLTRKLLLRLADGELIECVLMSYEDGRRRQTACLSSQVGCAMGCTFCATGQGGFRRNLTPGEIVLQALALVKDVQLRDPEARLSNIVFMGMGEPLLNYRAVLKAVRIFEHPQGWGISHRRITISTCGLVPQIRQLAGEKPPLELAVSLHAATNELRERLMPINRRYPLEELIPACRHYGRITGRRVTFEYALIAGVNDRREDAGRLVELLQGVLAFVNLIPLNPVPGSPYKGVSRAKAWLFASWLQKAGLAAAVRESRGQDIAAACGQLRSNAGREVF is encoded by the coding sequence ATGACTACCAAGATTGACCTGCGGGGCCTGCTGCCCGAGGAACTGGCTCAACTGGCGGCAGAACTGGGTGAAGCGTCCTACCGCGGTCGGCAGCTTTTCCACTGGCTCCACCGCCGCCGGGCTACCAGCCTGGAGGCAATGACCGAATTGCCCGGGGCTTTCCGGGCCCGGCTGGCCGGTCAGGCTGTCCTGCCACCGGTAGAGGTCATAAACCGGAGGGTGGCGGCCGGCGGCCTGACCCGGAAGTTATTGCTGCGCCTGGCGGACGGTGAGCTGATTGAATGTGTACTTATGTCTTATGAAGATGGCCGCCGGCGGCAGACTGCCTGCCTGTCCAGCCAGGTGGGCTGCGCCATGGGTTGCACCTTTTGCGCCACCGGGCAGGGCGGCTTCCGCCGCAACCTCACGCCGGGGGAAATTGTCCTCCAGGCCCTGGCCCTGGTGAAAGATGTGCAGCTGCGGGACCCTGAGGCTCGCTTGAGCAACATCGTCTTTATGGGCATGGGCGAGCCCCTGCTTAATTACCGGGCCGTCTTAAAGGCGGTGCGTATCTTTGAACACCCGCAAGGGTGGGGTATAAGTCACCGGCGGATAACCATATCTACCTGTGGCCTGGTGCCCCAGATCAGGCAGCTGGCCGGGGAGAAGCCGCCCCTTGAACTGGCCGTTTCCCTCCATGCCGCCACCAATGAGCTGCGGGAGCGGTTAATGCCCATTAACAGACGGTATCCCCTGGAAGAGCTGATTCCGGCCTGCCGCCACTATGGCCGGATAACGGGGCGGCGGGTTACCTTTGAATATGCCCTCATTGCCGGTGTCAATGACCGCCGGGAAGACGCCGGGCGCCTGGTCGAGTTGCTCCAGGGGGTGCTGGCCTTTGTCAACCTGATCCCCTTAAACCCGGTTCCCGGCAGCCCCTACAAGGGTGTAAGCCGGGCGAAGGCGTGGCTTTTTGCCTCCTGGTTGCAAAAGGCCGGCCTGGCAGCTGCCGTGAGGGAAAGCCGGGGACAGGATATCGCCGCCGCTTGCGGCCAGCTTCGCAGTAACGCCGGCCGGGAGGTGTTTTAA
- a CDS encoding DUF116 domain-containing protein yields MRIKKRLFIGLLALSLLFITAVLAGSWYLLVNHTSFLNRLLLVLGFFTLAVLFLIIALGIGGLVLILWQERSRPFLQRLGLIAVNTLFPVALALGRRLGVKAETIKASFIEMNNQLVRLQGLLIEPGKILLLAPHCLQWSGCPHKITVDVYNCRRCGRCPIDSLHALAERYGVRLAVATGGTLARHFVKQYRPRAVVAIACERDLTSGIQDTQPMPVLGVLNSRPHGPCLNTQVNLNQVEQAIQFFLYGKTISQPQVRSEGWGVGSSV; encoded by the coding sequence ATGCGTATAAAAAAACGCCTTTTTATCGGTCTCCTGGCCCTGAGCCTTTTATTTATAACTGCCGTGCTGGCAGGTAGCTGGTATCTCCTGGTTAACCATACCAGTTTTCTCAATCGTCTCCTTCTAGTGCTGGGTTTTTTTACCCTGGCAGTCCTCTTCCTCATCATTGCCCTGGGAATCGGCGGGCTGGTATTGATCCTCTGGCAGGAACGCAGCCGGCCCTTCCTCCAGCGCCTGGGCTTAATAGCCGTCAATACCCTTTTTCCCGTGGCCCTGGCCCTGGGCAGGCGCCTGGGGGTTAAGGCAGAAACCATTAAAGCCTCGTTTATTGAGATGAACAACCAGCTAGTACGCCTGCAGGGTCTCCTGATCGAACCCGGGAAGATCCTCCTCCTGGCTCCCCACTGCCTGCAGTGGAGCGGTTGTCCCCATAAAATCACAGTTGACGTCTATAACTGTCGCCGCTGTGGCCGCTGCCCCATTGATTCCCTTCATGCCCTGGCCGAAAGATACGGTGTCCGCCTCGCCGTGGCTACCGGAGGTACTCTGGCCCGGCACTTTGTTAAACAGTACCGGCCGCGGGCGGTAGTGGCCATTGCCTGCGAGCGTGATTTAACCAGTGGCATCCAGGATACCCAACCTATGCCTGTCCTGGGGGTTTTAAACTCAAGGCCCCACGGCCCCTGCCTCAATACCCAGGTTAATTTAAACCAGGTAGAGCAAGCCATCCAGTTTTTCCTGTACGGCAAAACAATCAGCCAGCCCCAGGTACGCAGTGAAGGCTGGGGAGTTGGTAGCAGTGTGTAG
- the fmt gene encoding methionyl-tRNA formyltransferase — protein sequence MRLVFMGTPEFAVPSLKALLNSGHEITGVVTQPDRPRGRGKKLQPPPVKEAAAAAGLLVSQPVNMKEGEFLTRLKQWQPEVIVVVAFGRILPREILDLPLKGCINLHASLLPRYRGAAPIHRAVMNGETETGVTTMWMAPQLDAGDIILQEKLPIGPDATTGEIHDRLAVMGAELLEHTLDLVAAGRAPRQPQDEALATYAPPLKPEEEMINWAQPADNIYNLIRGLNPWPGAYTLRAGERLKVYGARILDAATTGVPGRVVAVTGEGFVVQAGRGRLLITAVQPQGKRIMPADAYLRGYPLATGEVLGCV from the coding sequence ATGCGCCTTGTATTTATGGGTACGCCCGAATTTGCCGTACCATCCCTGAAAGCCCTGCTTAATTCCGGTCATGAAATCACCGGGGTGGTTACCCAGCCAGACCGTCCCCGGGGCCGGGGGAAAAAACTCCAGCCCCCCCCGGTTAAAGAGGCAGCGGCAGCAGCGGGACTACTGGTAAGCCAGCCAGTAAATATGAAAGAAGGGGAATTCTTAACCAGGCTCAAGCAGTGGCAGCCCGAAGTCATTGTGGTCGTTGCCTTTGGTCGTATCCTACCGCGGGAGATTTTGGACCTGCCATTGAAGGGTTGTATCAACCTGCACGCTTCCCTCTTACCTCGCTACCGGGGGGCAGCCCCCATCCACCGGGCGGTAATGAACGGTGAAACAGAAACCGGCGTCACCACCATGTGGATGGCACCCCAATTAGACGCCGGTGACATTATCCTCCAGGAGAAGCTACCCATTGGGCCGGATGCTACCACCGGGGAAATCCACGACCGGCTGGCCGTCATGGGTGCAGAGCTCCTGGAACATACTCTGGACCTGGTGGCCGCCGGCCGGGCTCCCCGGCAGCCCCAGGATGAAGCCCTGGCCACCTACGCGCCCCCCCTTAAACCGGAAGAAGAGATGATTAACTGGGCGCAGCCGGCAGATAATATCTATAACCTTATTCGCGGCTTGAACCCCTGGCCGGGGGCCTACACCCTGCGGGCCGGCGAACGCCTGAAGGTATATGGTGCCAGGATTTTAGATGCAGCAACTACCGGAGTACCGGGCCGGGTGGTGGCGGTAACGGGTGAAGGTTTTGTCGTTCAAGCGGGTAGAGGCAGGCTTCTCATTACCGCCGTCCAGCCCCAGGGCAAAAGGATTATGCCGGCGGATGCCTACCTGCGGGGTTATCCCCTGGCCACGGGGGAGGTGCTGGGATGCGTATAA
- a CDS encoding FhaA domain-containing protein: protein MDWLEKNERFWQRLFDSLFRRGVDVPLQPVEIAKKLAKTMVAQRTVSVSRVYVPNIYLVHLNPKDFERLSAFEHALARELAGYLEKKAAEQNLTMVGEPRVELEVEDELAPGEVRIHARMEEGRPEEEGNAHVESDTLIYKAIDAEEDDRPGRPSLKLTVIAGPDAGRTFLLRPGKQVLGRQPVCDFILTDEQVSRRHCQLEESHDRVLLVDLGSRNGTLVNGKRVERAFLNPGDRMQVGRTVLELQIS from the coding sequence ATGGATTGGCTGGAAAAAAACGAGCGTTTCTGGCAGCGACTCTTTGATAGCCTATTCCGCCGCGGAGTCGATGTCCCCCTCCAACCTGTGGAGATTGCCAAAAAACTGGCTAAAACTATGGTTGCCCAGCGCACGGTAAGCGTCAGCCGTGTCTACGTCCCCAATATTTACCTGGTTCATTTAAATCCCAAGGATTTTGAACGCCTGTCGGCCTTTGAACATGCCCTGGCTAGGGAACTAGCCGGCTACCTAGAGAAGAAAGCGGCCGAGCAAAATTTAACCATGGTCGGCGAACCCCGGGTAGAGCTGGAGGTAGAAGACGAACTGGCCCCGGGTGAGGTGCGTATCCACGCCCGCATGGAAGAAGGGCGGCCGGAGGAAGAGGGGAACGCCCATGTTGAAAGCGATACGTTAATTTACAAGGCCATCGATGCGGAGGAAGATGACCGGCCAGGCCGGCCCTCCTTAAAGCTAACCGTTATTGCCGGGCCGGATGCGGGGCGTACGTTTCTCCTGCGGCCCGGGAAGCAGGTCCTGGGGCGCCAGCCAGTCTGCGATTTTATCCTGACCGACGAGCAGGTTTCCCGGCGCCACTGCCAGCTGGAAGAAAGCCATGACCGGGTCCTGCTGGTGGACCTGGGCAGCCGCAACGGCACTCTGGTTAACGGGAAGAGGGTGGAACGGGCCTTTTTGAACCCCGGCGACCGTATGCAGGTGGGCCGGACTGTGTTAGAATTACAGATAAGCTAG
- a CDS encoding cyclic lactone autoinducer peptide, whose product MLKKLAATVVSLGVALAVLVANSSVWPASVLLWHQPEVPASLRK is encoded by the coding sequence ATGTTGAAGAAACTGGCGGCCACGGTAGTATCCCTGGGCGTGGCCCTGGCCGTCCTGGTGGCCAATAGCAGCGTATGGCCGGCCAGTGTCTTGTTGTGGCACCAGCCGGAAGTCCCGGCCAGTTTAAGGAAGTAG
- the def gene encoding peptide deformylase: MAIHQILVHPDPILREKSQAVKKITPNIWKLLDNLADTMYDAPGVGLAAPQIGVLKRVIVVDVGEGLIELINPEIIAARGKDVGPEGCLSVPGAQGEVPRAAAVTVRGLDRHGREREIKAEGLLARALQHEIDHLDGVLFIDKVVRWLENNPEER, encoded by the coding sequence TTGGCAATTCACCAGATTTTAGTCCACCCTGACCCCATCTTGCGGGAAAAGTCGCAGGCGGTAAAAAAAATTACCCCTAATATCTGGAAACTTTTGGATAACCTGGCCGATACCATGTATGATGCTCCCGGGGTGGGCCTGGCGGCCCCCCAGATTGGCGTCTTAAAGCGGGTTATTGTCGTTGACGTAGGGGAAGGGTTGATCGAGCTGATTAATCCGGAAATAATAGCGGCCAGGGGAAAGGATGTAGGCCCGGAAGGGTGTCTGAGCGTCCCCGGGGCCCAGGGGGAAGTACCACGGGCGGCCGCCGTAACCGTGCGGGGTCTCGACCGTCATGGCCGGGAGAGGGAAATCAAAGCGGAAGGTCTCCTGGCGCGTGCCCTGCAGCACGAGATTGACCACCTGGACGGGGTGCTCTTTATCGATAAAGTCGTGCGTTGGCTGGAAAATAATCCTGAGGAGCGGTAA
- the rsmB gene encoding 16S rRNA (cytosine(967)-C(5))-methyltransferase RsmB has product MKLRPAASAREAALQVIYRVTEEGAFTSLALNEVLQASNLEGRDRTLATELAYSAVKAWQTLDWALSLFLKYPLAKLPPWIRCLLRLGGAQLMYLPRIPARAAIYETVELAKKYGHRGTVGLVNGILRNLERRKENLPYPEPGSDPAGYLSLRYYHPRWLVEKWLAQFGYEETEALCRVNNGPAPMAIRVNTLKTTVAGLTARLQDEGASVRPAPYAPEGLIVEGLGAVEASPSFREGLFYVQDEGSQLVGHALKPEPGSFVIDASAAPGGKTTHLAQLMANRGTILACDVHPSRLELIKENCRRLGVTCVQTALADARELGKRYPGIADYLLIDAPCSGLGVLRRRPDARWRKELAGIKELARLQLEILQGARRALKPDGVLVYSTCSLAPEENQEVIRQFLDQAREFSLVTLKPWLPVVPSDLEAAARQGWVQFLPQRHGTDGFFIARLKR; this is encoded by the coding sequence GTGAAACTCAGGCCGGCTGCTTCGGCCCGGGAGGCGGCCCTGCAGGTCATTTACCGGGTGACGGAAGAAGGGGCCTTTACCAGCCTGGCCCTGAATGAAGTCTTGCAGGCCTCCAACCTTGAGGGCCGTGACCGCACCCTGGCCACGGAGCTGGCCTACAGTGCCGTCAAGGCCTGGCAAACCCTGGACTGGGCCCTGAGTCTCTTTTTAAAATACCCCCTGGCCAAACTTCCGCCATGGATTCGCTGCCTTTTACGTCTGGGAGGGGCGCAGCTCATGTATTTACCGCGGATACCCGCGCGGGCGGCCATCTATGAAACGGTGGAACTGGCCAAAAAATATGGTCACCGGGGCACGGTGGGCCTGGTAAACGGCATCCTGCGCAACCTGGAACGCCGCAAGGAGAATTTACCTTACCCGGAACCGGGGAGTGATCCTGCCGGCTACCTTTCCTTGCGTTATTATCATCCCCGCTGGCTGGTAGAGAAATGGCTGGCGCAGTTTGGCTATGAAGAGACGGAAGCCCTCTGCCGGGTGAATAATGGACCGGCGCCCATGGCGATCCGCGTCAATACCCTGAAGACGACAGTGGCCGGCCTGACAGCGCGCCTCCAGGACGAGGGAGCTTCTGTCAGGCCGGCCCCCTATGCCCCGGAGGGCCTTATAGTTGAAGGCCTGGGGGCGGTAGAGGCCAGCCCTTCCTTCCGGGAAGGGTTGTTCTATGTCCAGGATGAAGGTTCCCAGCTGGTTGGTCATGCTTTAAAACCCGAACCAGGGTCTTTTGTTATTGATGCCAGTGCCGCCCCGGGCGGCAAGACGACGCACCTGGCCCAGCTTATGGCCAACAGGGGCACGATTCTGGCCTGCGATGTCCATCCTTCTCGCCTGGAGTTAATTAAAGAAAACTGCCGGCGCCTTGGCGTAACTTGCGTACAAACGGCCCTGGCGGATGCCCGTGAACTTGGGAAACGTTATCCGGGGATAGCCGATTATCTGCTCATTGATGCGCCCTGTTCAGGGCTGGGGGTGTTACGCCGCCGGCCCGATGCCCGCTGGCGCAAGGAACTGGCCGGGATTAAGGAACTGGCCCGGCTGCAGCTGGAAATTCTCCAGGGAGCCAGACGGGCTTTAAAGCCGGACGGGGTTTTAGTCTACAGCACCTGCTCCCTGGCCCCGGAAGAAAACCAGGAAGTTATCCGGCAATTCCTCGACCAGGCGCGAGAATTTTCCCTTGTTACCCTTAAACCGTGGCTGCCGGTCGTACCATCTGACCTGGAAGCCGCGGCCCGTCAGGGCTGGGTGCAGTTTCTACCCCAGCGCCACGGTACCGACGGCTTTTTCATAGCGCGCTTAAAAAGGTAA
- a CDS encoding sensor histidine kinase produces MKSRNFTWIIITLVLLQALLIIILNLSHYARETFPIFYPEKNPTSYFMISFLFLLTYVGIIYILFSAARRDMQLLQQELYIENLKESLKNLRAQRHDFISHLQTVYGLLQMEMADAALEYITSVCNEVRQPTRIIEVNQPVLAALFQTKAAAAEARGISFQYEINSDLKGFLLPQTDATSIFGNLLDNAIEAALAALPGVEKRIWLRIFNADNYYCFEVGNTGPAIPLELQKKIFERGFTTKKVDEENHGQGLHIVQKLVAAHNGQIKVYSSDQGTVFTVRFPVLST; encoded by the coding sequence ATGAAAAGTAGAAATTTCACCTGGATTATTATAACCCTGGTCCTGCTGCAAGCTTTGTTGATTATTATCCTCAATTTAAGCCATTATGCCCGTGAAACTTTTCCTATTTTTTATCCGGAAAAGAACCCGACGTCTTATTTTATGATTTCATTTTTATTCTTATTAACCTATGTTGGTATAATTTATATTTTATTTTCTGCCGCCCGCCGGGATATGCAGCTATTGCAGCAGGAACTGTACATCGAAAATTTAAAGGAGAGCCTGAAAAATTTACGCGCCCAGCGCCATGATTTCATCAGCCACCTGCAGACGGTCTACGGCCTGCTGCAGATGGAGATGGCTGACGCTGCCCTGGAATACATAACCTCTGTTTGCAACGAGGTGCGCCAGCCCACCCGCATCATCGAAGTCAACCAGCCGGTACTGGCGGCCCTTTTCCAGACCAAGGCTGCCGCAGCGGAAGCCCGGGGGATAAGCTTTCAATATGAAATAAACAGCGATTTAAAGGGGTTTCTGCTGCCCCAGACGGATGCCACCAGTATCTTTGGCAACCTCCTGGACAACGCCATCGAAGCCGCCCTGGCCGCCCTGCCCGGTGTGGAAAAGCGCATCTGGCTGCGGATCTTTAATGCCGACAACTACTACTGCTTTGAGGTGGGCAACACCGGCCCGGCCATTCCCCTTGAGCTGCAGAAAAAAATTTTTGAAAGGGGTTTTACCACGAAGAAGGTCGATGAAGAGAACCACGGCCAGGGACTACACATCGTCCAAAAGCTGGTGGCAGCCCATAACGGCCAGATCAAGGTATACAGCAGCGACCAGGGGACGGTCTTTACGGTGAGATTTCCCGTTTTATCAACATAA
- the priA gene encoding replication restart helicase PriA: protein MANLLVEVAVSSAPVYTRLPCWARMENNNGTLTYQVSPELSSQVKEGSLVLVTVGKQLATGVVVALPDKANRTRLKAIKAVLERDFLPPGMIELGRYLAERYFCSLAAAINALLPPTTGRRLERRWCWLPAPGGETEEALNLANCLPAPAGAVAAYLASRREAGEGQLQQFGRRQELSGVLTALKSHGLIREEWSWRGAPRERRTRWVAAGERAAAGIEALIKKAPRQAAILKALLDGGPQPVASLAAGGGYAALKRLEEQGLIEITPSPPGDKKETCPQIKLNAAQEEAAGIINAALGRGGTFLLHGVTGSGKTEVYLRCAAEALAKGYQVLFLVPEHSLIPQMVTRIRQRLGEKVAVVHGELAAGERATVWEQARRGEIQIITGSRSALFTPLPRLGLIIVDEEHAGSYKQDTAPRYDAREVAIKRGQLEGAVVVLGSATPSTEIFYLARQGKIQLLQLPRRAGNVSLPRVEIVDLRAEFRAGHQGILSRRLEEGITTALAAGQQAILFLNRRGYAHHILCRQCGHVPLCRHCAVALTYHRDGTLRCHYCGYVEKALASCPVCGSTLVRLGSGTQRVEEEARALWPGARILRADGDTTARKGQWEKIYRTFADGQADILIGTQTITKGMDFPGVTLVGVVNADLSLYQPDFRARERTFQLLTQVAGRAGRRTGIGEVIIQTYNPHDPAITLAATQDYHKFYEQEIAMRRSLSYPPFIKLVRLGFTGPDEARVIETAHEVAGLINSKGGKIQVLGPAPGYPSRVKDHYRWQLMLKVPGWSRYKGHLAASLAAYRNRHNVRMIVDVGPINPW from the coding sequence TTGGCGAATTTGCTGGTAGAAGTAGCCGTCAGCTCGGCCCCTGTTTACACCCGGCTTCCATGCTGGGCGAGGATGGAAAATAACAATGGAACACTAACCTACCAGGTGTCGCCGGAGCTGTCTTCCCAGGTAAAAGAAGGCTCCCTGGTCCTGGTCACGGTGGGCAAGCAGCTGGCCACAGGAGTGGTAGTCGCCCTGCCTGATAAAGCGAACCGGACCAGGTTAAAAGCCATCAAGGCAGTCCTGGAAAGGGATTTTCTGCCGCCGGGGATGATAGAACTTGGCCGCTACCTGGCCGAGCGTTATTTCTGTTCCCTGGCTGCGGCTATCAATGCCCTCCTGCCGCCGACGACAGGCCGGCGCTTAGAGCGCCGGTGGTGCTGGCTACCAGCTCCGGGAGGCGAAACGGAAGAGGCGTTAAACCTGGCTAACTGCCTGCCTGCGCCGGCCGGAGCCGTGGCCGCCTACCTGGCCAGCCGCCGGGAAGCCGGGGAAGGCCAGTTACAGCAGTTTGGCCGCCGGCAGGAGCTTAGCGGAGTTTTAACCGCTTTAAAATCCCACGGCCTGATCCGGGAAGAGTGGTCCTGGCGCGGGGCACCCCGCGAGAGGCGGACCCGGTGGGTAGCAGCCGGGGAAAGAGCGGCAGCGGGAATAGAAGCTCTGATAAAAAAAGCACCGCGCCAGGCGGCCATCCTGAAGGCCCTCCTGGACGGCGGCCCCCAGCCGGTTGCCAGCCTTGCTGCCGGGGGAGGATATGCGGCCCTCAAGCGCCTGGAAGAACAAGGTTTAATTGAAATTACCCCGTCACCACCCGGGGATAAGAAGGAGACATGTCCTCAAATCAAACTTAATGCGGCTCAGGAAGAAGCCGCAGGGATTATCAATGCCGCCCTGGGACGGGGGGGAACCTTTTTACTCCACGGTGTTACCGGTAGCGGCAAAACCGAGGTTTACTTGCGCTGTGCCGCAGAGGCCCTGGCAAAGGGTTACCAGGTCTTGTTCCTGGTTCCGGAACATTCCCTGATCCCCCAGATGGTGACCCGGATAAGGCAAAGGCTGGGGGAGAAGGTGGCCGTTGTTCACGGGGAACTGGCTGCCGGTGAAAGGGCGACCGTTTGGGAGCAGGCCCGCCGGGGGGAAATCCAGATTATCACCGGTAGCCGGTCGGCCCTTTTTACCCCCCTGCCGCGGCTGGGGCTCATCATCGTTGATGAAGAACACGCCGGCAGTTACAAGCAGGATACCGCGCCCCGCTATGACGCGCGCGAGGTCGCCATCAAGCGGGGGCAGTTGGAAGGAGCGGTGGTGGTTCTGGGGAGTGCCACCCCCAGTACTGAGATATTTTACCTGGCCCGGCAGGGGAAAATACAGTTGTTACAGCTGCCCCGGCGGGCGGGGAATGTAAGCCTGCCCCGGGTGGAAATAGTTGATTTGCGGGCTGAATTCCGGGCCGGCCATCAGGGTATTTTAAGCCGGCGGCTGGAAGAGGGGATAACTACCGCCCTGGCAGCGGGACAGCAGGCCATTCTCTTTTTAAACCGCCGGGGCTATGCCCACCATATCCTTTGCCGCCAATGCGGCCATGTTCCTTTATGCAGGCACTGTGCCGTGGCCCTGACCTATCACCGGGACGGTACCCTGCGCTGCCATTATTGCGGCTATGTGGAAAAGGCATTAGCCAGTTGCCCGGTATGCGGTAGTACCCTGGTACGTTTAGGTTCCGGCACCCAGCGGGTGGAAGAAGAAGCGCGAGCTTTATGGCCCGGGGCCAGAATCTTAAGGGCCGATGGAGATACTACAGCCAGGAAGGGCCAGTGGGAAAAGATCTACCGCACCTTTGCTGACGGACAGGCCGATATTCTTATCGGTACGCAGACCATTACCAAAGGTATGGATTTTCCTGGTGTTACCCTGGTGGGTGTGGTTAACGCCGATTTATCCCTGTACCAGCCGGACTTTCGCGCCCGGGAACGTACCTTTCAGCTGTTAACCCAGGTAGCCGGCCGGGCTGGCCGCCGGACCGGCATAGGGGAAGTCATTATTCAAACTTATAACCCCCACGACCCGGCCATTACCCTGGCCGCGACCCAGGATTATCACAAGTTTTACGAACAGGAGATAGCTATGCGCCGCAGCTTAAGCTATCCTCCCTTTATAAAATTGGTGCGTCTGGGTTTTACCGGTCCGGACGAAGCCAGGGTTATAGAAACCGCCCATGAGGTGGCCGGATTAATTAACAGTAAAGGCGGCAAGATCCAGGTTCTGGGTCCGGCTCCGGGGTACCCGTCCCGGGTTAAGGATCATTACCGCTGGCAGCTGATGCTCAAGGTGCCCGGCTGGTCGCGGTATAAAGGCCACCTGGCTGCAAGCCTGGCGGCATACCGCAACCGCCATAATGTCCGTATGATAGTAGATGTAGGACCCATTAATCCTTGGTAA
- a CDS encoding FHA domain-containing protein: protein MAEILLAGLRFVFVILIYLFLWHVLRLMYLELAPGHHIKRTRGTAGRPVLTVLETKNAGIKKGERYLLGENITIGRDQHNDIVINDFHVSARHAVITRRGEEWQLVDLDSTNGTYVNGHLLTGPQSLRPGDEVRIGGVTFKVGWEDASRGPFPYRTGAAR, encoded by the coding sequence TTGGCGGAAATTTTGCTGGCCGGGTTGAGATTTGTTTTTGTAATTTTAATCTACCTTTTCCTGTGGCATGTCTTAAGGCTCATGTACCTGGAGCTGGCGCCGGGTCATCACATTAAGCGTACCCGTGGCACCGCTGGCCGGCCGGTTTTAACTGTCCTGGAAACAAAAAACGCAGGCATAAAAAAAGGAGAAAGATATCTCCTCGGCGAAAATATTACCATTGGCCGCGATCAACATAATGATATTGTAATTAACGACTTTCACGTTTCGGCCCGTCACGCTGTAATTACCCGTCGCGGCGAAGAATGGCAGTTAGTTGACCTGGATAGCACCAACGGGACTTACGTCAACGGCCACCTACTAACCGGCCCGCAGAGTTTACGGCCTGGCGATGAAGTACGGATTGGCGGCGTGACCTTTAAAGTGGGGTGGGAAGATGCGAGCCGAGGCCCTTTCCCATACCGGACTGGTGCGGCCCGGTAA